In one Gossypium hirsutum isolate 1008001.06 chromosome D09, Gossypium_hirsutum_v2.1, whole genome shotgun sequence genomic region, the following are encoded:
- the LOC107890693 gene encoding reticulon-like protein B3 — protein sequence MGEHEEKHEESLMVKLAEKIHGHDSSSDSDIDEPSESSIKAKVFRLFGRQRSVHHVFGGGKSADTFLWRNKKISAGVLGVATVIWVLFELLEYHLLTLVCHVLIFALVILFLWSNAYAFINKSPLCIREVHIPKDPVIEFAEALRFETNLAFTVFRDIASGRDLKKFLYVIAGLWILSIVGSWCNFVTLFYIVFVLLHTVPVLYEKYEDKVDPFAEKAMHEIKKQYAVFNANVLNKIPRGPSKEKKKD from the exons ATGGGTGAGCACGAAGAGAAGCACGAGGAATCGCTGATGGTGAAGCTAGCTGAGAAGATCCACGGCCATGATTCTTCCTCTGATTCCGACATCGATGAGCCATCAGAATCGTCGATCAAGGCCAAAGTTTTCCGTCTCTTCGGGAGACAAAGGTCCGTACACCACGTTTTTGGTGGAGGCAAAT CGGCTGATACATTCCTTTGGAGGAACAAAAAGATTTCGGCTGGAGTGCTCGGTGTTGCGACTGTGATATGGGTTTTGTTTGAATTGCTGGAGTACCACCTTCTCACTCTAGTTTGTCATGTATTGATATTTGCTCTCGTAATACTCTTCTTGTGGTCAAATGCCTATGCTTTCATCAACAA GTCTCCACTATGCATCCGTGAGGTTCATATACCTAAGGATCCAGTTATAGAGTTTGCCGAAGCACTTAGGTTTGAGACTAACCTGGCTTTTACCGTCTTCCGGGATATTGCTTCAGGAAGAGATCTTAAGAAGTTCCTTTAT GTGATTGCTGGCTTGTGGATCTTGTCTATTGTTGGAAGTTGGTGCAACTTCGTGACATTGTTTTACATAG TCTTTGTCCTGCTTCACACTGTCCCTGTGCTGTATGAGAAATATGAGGACAAGGTGGATCCATTTGCAGAGAAAGCAATGCATGAGATTAAGAAACAGTATGCGGTGTTCAATGCAAATGTTTTAAATAAGATTCCAAGGGGACCatcaaaggaaaagaagaaggACTAG
- the LOC107892836 gene encoding heavy metal-associated isoprenylated plant protein 39: MKKVVLKLDLHEGKEKQKAMKAVSGLSGVDSISMDMKDKKLTVIGDVDPINIVNKLRKQWHTEILTVGPAKEEKKDGGAKKDEGGGGGGGGGGGGGGGKKEDDKKKESDQIAELVKAYKAYNPHMTTYYRVVSAEENPNSCIIS, from the exons ATGAAG AAAGTTGTCTTGAAATTGGATTTACATGAAGGCAAAGAGAAACAGAAAGCCATGAAAGCTGTTTCCGGTCTCTCCG GTGTTGATTCTATTTCGATGGATATGAAAGACAAGAAGTTGACAGTGATCGGCGACGTTGACCCGATTAACATAGTGAACAAGTTGAGAAAACAATGGCATACCGAGATTTTAACGGTTGGACCGgcgaaagaagagaaaaaagatgGAGGAGCCAAGAAAGATGAAGGTGGCGGCGGTGGTGGCGGCGGTGGTGGCGGCGGCGGCGGTGGCAAGAAGGAGgatgataaaaagaaagaaagtgatcAGATTGCTGAGCTTGTTAAGGCTTACAAGGCCTATAATCCTCACATGACTACATATTATCGAGTCGTAAGTGCGGAAGAAAATCCGAATTCGTGTATTATCAGCTAA
- the LOC121220977 gene encoding uncharacterized protein: MSTFHCQNMGYSVKRTVHKLGVPFHNQPLKALQFCEDQRSFTSSCFRHECVIHTFHQIRNRPKGEFELATMSIYFEGPYKTPTNALWFLDLPYTVGIQPPHIMFGVPSSHSVAPCY, from the exons ATGTCGACTTTCCACTGCCAAAATATGGGCTACAGCGTTAAGCGGACGGTTCACAAACTT GGAGTCCCCTTCCACAATCAACCGTTGAAAGCCCTTCAATTTTGCGAGGATCAGCGCTCTTTCACAAGCTCGTGCTTCCGCCACGAATGCGTCATCCACACCTTCCACCAGATAA GGAATCGTCCAAAGGGGGAATTTGAACTTGCAACGATGTCCATATATTTCGAAGGACCCTACAAGACCCCAACAAATGCGCTGTGGTTTCTAGATCTTCCTTACACAGTGGGCATACAGCCTCCTCACATAATGTTCGGCGTGCCAAGTTCCCATAGTGTGGCACCATGTTATTGA
- the LOC107890692 gene encoding 40S ribosomal protein S10-1: MIIPEKNRREISKYLFQEGVCYAKKDYNLAKHPEIDVPNLQVIKLMQSFKSKEYVRETFAWMHYYWYLTNDGIEFLRTYLNLPSEIVPATLKKQAKPAGRPMGPPGDRPRGPPRFGDGERRFGDRDGYRGGPRGGGDFGDKGGAPADYQPSFRGPGTRPAFGRGGGGYGGAGPAGLP; this comes from the exons ATG ATCATCCCAGAAAAGAACCGCCGCGAGATCTCCAAGTACCTCTTCCAAG AGGGCGTTTGCTATGCGAAGAAAGACTATAATTTGGCGAAGCACCCTGAAATTGATGTTCCAAATCTTCAAGTAATAAAGCTGATGCAAAGCTTCAAGTCAAAGGAATACGTGCGTGAAACTTTTGCTTGGATGCATTACTATTGGTACCTTACAAATGATGGCATTGAGTTCTTAAGGACTTACCTGAACCTTCCTTCTGAGATTGTTCCTGCTACTTTGAAGAAACAAGCTAAACCTGCTGGTCGTCCCATGGGCCCTCCCGGTGACCGTCCACG CGGCCCACCACGCTTTGGTGACGGTGAGAGGAGATTTGGTGACAGAGATGGCTATCGCGGTGGTCCTCGAGGAGGCGGTGATTTTGGTGATAAAGGAGGAGCTCCAGCTGATTATCAGCCTTCATTCAGG GGCCCTGGAACACGGCCTGCTTTTGGTCGTGGAGGTGGTGGTTATGGTGGTGCTGGACCTGCTGGTCTTCCTTGA
- the LOC107890691 gene encoding BTB/POZ domain-containing protein At1g63850 — MATTITTTTSISAKTSIPTALLKVQAQPIKPKRRNCKETTISSSAAAATTNPCSDSVVSPDSSWCCPASKPLPAPPPPPPSPPPLPPQASGVHDQGLNDSLVGFKIRYYPGSVSPVMDFTGETALSNGHSPWSFTKFNSALTAGLLNPMSPPPPTDKTRSSPTLFEMMANEPDNNPRNRTQNQAQIQVPISAPRQNHPPPVIDKQALTMQRISDLLSTRSPGNQFNDPNSSDMKLTLSSKDGISVSMNVHRQILVAHSRFFAVKLSDRSQETNGPTGPYSVEIADCDDVEVYIEVLRLMYCKDLRKMLLREDVSKVLGILKVSAAIGFDAGVLSCLEYLEAAPWTEDEEEKVASLLAELRLENVGAGEVLKRVSIEASNGIDGGDNEEVLLKLLHVVLQGKDEKARREMKELVLKMLRENPSQNDLRKESLYSACDGCLELLQRHFLRAASSDLQDVNQIARQADNLHWILDILIDRQIAEDFLKSWASQSELSATHSKVPPIHRFEVSRVTARLFVGIGKGQLLASKEARFLLLQTWLVPFYNDFGWMMRRASKGLDRHLIEDGLSNTILTLPLAWQQDILLAWFDRFLNSGEDCPNIQRGFEVWWRRAFWR, encoded by the exons ATGGCAACAACCATAACTACAACGACATCAATTTCTGCAAAAACATCGATTCCTACAGCTCTGCTTAAAGTCCAAGCGCAACCCATCAAGCCCAAACGCCGCAACTGTAAAGAAACCACCATTTCTTCCTCCGCTGCTGCCGCTACTACAAACCCCTGCTCCGACTCCGTTGTTTCCCCTGATAGCTCTTGGTGCTGCCCTGCTTCGAAGCCTCTCCCTGCTCCGCCACCTCCCCcgccttctcctcctcctcttccgCCGCAAGCCTCCGGTGTTCATGACCAGGGCTTGAACGATTCTTTGGTTGGTTTCAAGATCCGGTATTATCCGGGCAGTGTATCACCCGTCATGGACTTCACCGGCGAGACGGCGCTCTCTAACGGTCATTCTCCCTGGAGTTTCACTAAGTTCAACTCTGCCCTTACGGCGGGTCTTCTGAACCCGATGTCTCCGCCGCCTCCAACGGACAAGACACGGTCCAGTCCGACCCTTTTCGAAATGATGGCTAACGAACCCGATAACAACCCAAGAAACCGAACCCAAAACCAAGCCCAGATCCAAGTACCCATTTCAGCTCCAAGACAAAACCACCCCCCTCCTGTCATCGATAAGCAGGCATTGACCATGCAACGAATTTCGGATCTTTTATCGACTCGTAGCCCTGGGAACCAGTTCAACGACCCGAATTCGAGTGATATGAAGCTGACGCTTAGTTCCAAGGATGGAATTAGTGTGTCAATGAACGTTCACAGGCAAATACTGGTGGCTCACAGTAGGTTTTTTGCAGTGAAGTTATCGGACCGATCACAAGAGACGAATGGACCTACTGGGCCGTACAGTGTGGAAATAGCAGATTGTGATGACGTAGAGGTTTACATTGAGGTTTTGAGGTTGATGTATTGTAAGGATTTGAGGAAGATGTTACTGAGAGAGGACGTCTCTAAGGTTCTTGGAATTTTGAAG GTTTCAGCGGCAATTGGCTTTGATGCTGGGGTTCTTTCTTGCTTGGAGTACTTGGAAGCCGCGCCGTGGACGGAGGACGAAGAAGAAAAAGTGGCTTCTTTATTGGCGGAGCTCCGCCTTGAAAACGTGGGAGCTGGGGAAGTTTTAAAGAGGGTGTCTATTGAAGCTAGCAACGGAATTGATGGTGGCGATAATGAAGAAGTGCTTCTCAAGCTTTTGCATGTGGTTCTTCAAGGCAAAGACGAAAAAGCAAGGCGTGAAATGAAAGAATTGGTGTTGAAGATGCTTCGCGAGAATCCCTCTCAGAACGATCTCCGGAAAGAGTCTTTATACTCCGCTTGTGACGGCTGTCTGGAACTGCTTCAACGCCATTTTCTCCGAGCAGCTTCATCAGATTTGCAGGATGTGAATCAGATTGCTAGACAAGCAGATAATTTGCATTGGATTCTAGACATTTTGATTGATAGACAGATAGCTGAGGATTTTCTAAAATCTTGGGCTTCTCAGTCTGAATTATCTGCCACTCATTCCAAAGTTCCACCAATCCATAGGTTCGAAGTTAGCCGAGTTACTGCCCGTCTATTCGTTGGAATTGGAAAAGGGCAGTTATTGGCGTCAAAGGAAGCGAGGTTCTTGCTTTTACAGACATGGTTGGTACCATTTTACAATGATTTCGGGTGGATGATGAGGCGAGCATCAAAAGGCCTCGATCGACATCTAATCGAGGATGGTCTTAGTAACACGATTCTCACATTGCCTCTGGCATGGCAGCAAGATATATTGCTTGCTTGGTTTGATAGATTCTTGAACTCGGGTGAAGATTGTCCAAACATTCAAAGAGGTTTTGAAGTTTGGTGGAGGAGAGCGTTCTGGCGTTGA
- the LOC107890689 gene encoding hydroxyproline O-galactosyltransferase HPGT1 isoform X1, whose product MRSRGSSNRLPNSGGFGFHSRISALVLSMFATMATIYVAARMWQDAESRVYLIQQLHTTTALGNSAISVDNKLKVEACREQEHKLSALEMDLSAARQEGFVSKERPENDSTRSKKRLLAVIGIITTFGRKKNRDAIRKAWMGSGAALRKLEEKGIVVRFVIGRSANRRDSLDREIDNEHRQTDDFIVLNQVEAPEESSNKIKFFFVHAVESWDAEFYVKVNDDVYVNIDTLGTTLSAHSDKPRVYMGCMKSGQVFSEPTHKWYEPDWWKFGDAKSYFRHASGEIYALSRALVQFISINRSILRIYAHDDVSTGSWFIGLDVKHVDERKFCCSPSSTGSICTAI is encoded by the exons atgcGTAGCCGGGGATCGAGTAACCGTCTTCCCAACTCCGGTGGCTTTGGTTTTCATTCTCGAATTTCGGCTTTGGTTCTCTCCATGTTCGCTACCATGGCCACCATTTACGTTGCCGCCCG CATGTGGCAAGACGCTGAGAGCAGAGTATATTTAATTCAACAACTTCACACAACAACTGCTCTG GGAAATTCTGCTATATCTGTTGATAATAAGCTAAAAGTTGAAGCCTGCAG GGAACAAGAGCATAAGTTATCAGCCCTTGAGATGGATTTATCTGCTGCAAGACAGGAAGGGTTCGTTTCAAAGGAGCGACCGGAGAACGACAGTACACGTTCTAAGAAAAGGCTATTAGCTGTTATAGGTATCATCACGACATTCGGTCGAAAGAAAAACCGAGACGCAATTCGGAAAGCATGGATGGGATCAG GCGCAGCTTTGAGAAAACTAGAAGAGAAGGGAATCGTTGTACGGTTCGTGATAGGAAGAAG TGCGAATCGCAGAGATAGTTTAGACAGGGAGATCGACAATGAACATAGGCAGACTGATGACTTCATTGTTCTG AATCAAGTGGAGGCACCCGAGGAAAGTTCaaacaagataaaatttttctttgttcatGCTGTGGAGAGTTGGGATGCAGAGTTCTATGTTAAGGTCAATGATGATGTTTATGTTAatattg ATACACTAGGTACAACACTCTCTGCTCATTCAGATAAGCCTCGTGTTTATATGGGGTGTATGAAATCCGGACAAGTTTTCTCCGAACC GACTCACAAATGGTATGAACCTGACTGGTGGAAATTCGGCGATGCAAAATC ATACTTTCGGCATGCTTCAGGAGAAATATATGCCCTTTCAAGAGCTTTAGTGCAGTTTATCTCGATTAATAG GTCTATTCTTCGAATATATGCCCATGATGATGTGAGTACAGGCTCTTGGTTTATCGGACTCGATGTTAAGCATGTCGATGAGAGGAAATTTTGCTGCTCGCCCTCGTCTACAG GTTCGATATGCACGGCCATCTGA
- the LOC107890689 gene encoding hydroxyproline O-galactosyltransferase HPGT1 isoform X2, translated as MRSRGSSNRLPNSGGFGFHSRISALVLSMFATMATIYVAARMWQDAESRVYLIQQLHTTTALGNSAISVDNKLKVEACREQEHKLSALEMDLSAARQEGFVSKERPENDSTRSKKRLLAVIGIITTFGRKKNRDAIRKAWMGSGAALRKLEEKGIVVRFVIGRSANRRDSLDREIDNEHRQTDDFIVLNQVEAPEESSNKIKFFFVHAVESWDAEFYVKVNDDVYVNIDTLGTTLSAHSDKPRVYMGCMKSGQVFSEPTHKWYEPDWWKFGDAKSYFRHASGEIYALSRALVQFISINSFPLLAGLFFEYMPMMM; from the exons atgcGTAGCCGGGGATCGAGTAACCGTCTTCCCAACTCCGGTGGCTTTGGTTTTCATTCTCGAATTTCGGCTTTGGTTCTCTCCATGTTCGCTACCATGGCCACCATTTACGTTGCCGCCCG CATGTGGCAAGACGCTGAGAGCAGAGTATATTTAATTCAACAACTTCACACAACAACTGCTCTG GGAAATTCTGCTATATCTGTTGATAATAAGCTAAAAGTTGAAGCCTGCAG GGAACAAGAGCATAAGTTATCAGCCCTTGAGATGGATTTATCTGCTGCAAGACAGGAAGGGTTCGTTTCAAAGGAGCGACCGGAGAACGACAGTACACGTTCTAAGAAAAGGCTATTAGCTGTTATAGGTATCATCACGACATTCGGTCGAAAGAAAAACCGAGACGCAATTCGGAAAGCATGGATGGGATCAG GCGCAGCTTTGAGAAAACTAGAAGAGAAGGGAATCGTTGTACGGTTCGTGATAGGAAGAAG TGCGAATCGCAGAGATAGTTTAGACAGGGAGATCGACAATGAACATAGGCAGACTGATGACTTCATTGTTCTG AATCAAGTGGAGGCACCCGAGGAAAGTTCaaacaagataaaatttttctttgttcatGCTGTGGAGAGTTGGGATGCAGAGTTCTATGTTAAGGTCAATGATGATGTTTATGTTAatattg ATACACTAGGTACAACACTCTCTGCTCATTCAGATAAGCCTCGTGTTTATATGGGGTGTATGAAATCCGGACAAGTTTTCTCCGAACC GACTCACAAATGGTATGAACCTGACTGGTGGAAATTCGGCGATGCAAAATC ATACTTTCGGCATGCTTCAGGAGAAATATATGCCCTTTCAAGAGCTTTAGTGCAGTTTATCTCGATTAATAG TTTTCCTCTTCTTGCAGGTCTATTCTTCGAATATATGCCCATGATGATGTGA
- the LOC107890689 gene encoding hydroxyproline O-galactosyltransferase HPGT1 isoform X3: MRSRGSSNRLPNSGGFGFHSRISALVLSMFATMATIYVAARMWQDAESRVYLIQQLHTTTALGNSAISVDNKLKVEACREQEHKLSALEMDLSAARQEGFVSKERPENDSTRSKKRLLAVIGIITTFGRKKNRDAIRKAWMGSGAALRKLEEKGIVVRFVIGRSANRRDSLDREIDNEHRQTDDFIVLNQVEAPEESSNKIKFFFVHAVESWDAEFYVKVNDDVYVNIDTLGTTLSAHSDKPRVYMGCMKSGQVFSEPTHKWYEPDWWKFGDAKS; this comes from the exons atgcGTAGCCGGGGATCGAGTAACCGTCTTCCCAACTCCGGTGGCTTTGGTTTTCATTCTCGAATTTCGGCTTTGGTTCTCTCCATGTTCGCTACCATGGCCACCATTTACGTTGCCGCCCG CATGTGGCAAGACGCTGAGAGCAGAGTATATTTAATTCAACAACTTCACACAACAACTGCTCTG GGAAATTCTGCTATATCTGTTGATAATAAGCTAAAAGTTGAAGCCTGCAG GGAACAAGAGCATAAGTTATCAGCCCTTGAGATGGATTTATCTGCTGCAAGACAGGAAGGGTTCGTTTCAAAGGAGCGACCGGAGAACGACAGTACACGTTCTAAGAAAAGGCTATTAGCTGTTATAGGTATCATCACGACATTCGGTCGAAAGAAAAACCGAGACGCAATTCGGAAAGCATGGATGGGATCAG GCGCAGCTTTGAGAAAACTAGAAGAGAAGGGAATCGTTGTACGGTTCGTGATAGGAAGAAG TGCGAATCGCAGAGATAGTTTAGACAGGGAGATCGACAATGAACATAGGCAGACTGATGACTTCATTGTTCTG AATCAAGTGGAGGCACCCGAGGAAAGTTCaaacaagataaaatttttctttgttcatGCTGTGGAGAGTTGGGATGCAGAGTTCTATGTTAAGGTCAATGATGATGTTTATGTTAatattg ATACACTAGGTACAACACTCTCTGCTCATTCAGATAAGCCTCGTGTTTATATGGGGTGTATGAAATCCGGACAAGTTTTCTCCGAACC GACTCACAAATGGTATGAACCTGACTGGTGGAAATTCGGCGATGCAAAATCGTGA